The Gopherus flavomarginatus isolate rGopFla2 chromosome 4, rGopFla2.mat.asm, whole genome shotgun sequence genomic interval TATTTGGCAAGTAGATTCTGGGAGCTTCCACTATCTCCCATCAAATATTCTGAATCCACCTTAAAAAAAATGGTGGCTGATAAGCATAATACAAAACCAATTACCTTGATCTTTTTAGAGAACGTGATCGGGATCTACGGGGTGAGGCTGATCTAGATCTACGAGGTGATACCGACCTCGATCTGCGAACGGAAGCTGACCTGGATCTGCAgtgaaaaaattgaaaatattatACAATACTTTGCTCGTCTTTAAAAAAGGAGAATAGTATGTTTGATTTCTCTTAAAAAGGAAAGCACAAGGAAGTCAAACTCACCTCCTACCACGGCTTCGGCTGCGTGACCGAGAATACCTTCTTCCTCTGGACCTTGAATGAGATCGAGACCGTGACCTAATGGTAGGTTAGAAAAAATAAGTATTAGAAAACAAATTTAGCAATTAGTGCACATGAGCCTCTGCTGAAGTTAAAGTTTCAGACAACTAAAAATTAGTGTCTGTCAGTGGGAAAAACTCAGGGCCTATTTGCTTTGAGTATTTTTACTACCTAGAAAAGATGTTAAGCTGAATTACATTTAGAATTACATTATAATATAAAACACTGTAATGTGTATTAAAATAAACCTTGCAAGTTTGCAGGTCGACCCTCTTTGGCCCAAGGTCTAGCAGATCTAGACGATCTAGAAGTATCTATAGCCGATCGCTGCATCTAGGTGTTCTCTTCAATCTAACGACGATCAAACTGACAGCCAAATGAGCCAGGGTGAGGCTTGATTGACGCAAGAAGATTTTTCTAGGTGGGAATGTGGTCAATCTGGTGTTCCTCTTTCTAAACCGGAGGGGGGGGGGCCCCAATTGAAAGCCAAATTTACTGTTACGGCGATCACCATCTCAAATTTTCTGCCCTTTAAAGAATATGGTGAAGCTAGGTGTAGATGGCTCGAGGGGATCTGGCCTCTTATGCTGATCACCTCAAggtctagaaggatcttaattgtcGGATTTTGCAAGGCGCCTCAGCATGAAACCTTAAGGCTTGTGACATTCTGAATCAAGGCGACTGACTCAAACGAAGAAACCTGAAAGGTTTTGACCAGGTTGATTGTTAATATATTAACATTTAATATGAATATCAACAAAATGTAAAATACACCTGTATGAATACAGCAGTAAAGTTAAATTAAATCAAATCTGGCATAACATTCTCTTCTTGGCTAACAAGACTAGATCTGCGCCTAGCAAAGAGAACCAATCACTCCTTTCACACACatacctgctcctcctcctccgacTATAGCGGTGACAGTCATAAGCATAATGACCCTTGTCTCCACACTCGTAGCATCGGTCGTTGGGATCGAAGGGGCGCCGCGCGGGAGGCCTGTCGTAGCGGGAGCGGCGGGGCATGCCCGTGGACAGCTCCACTCTCACCCGCGAGCCACACAGCACCCTGCAAGCCCGGAGAGGCGCCGGTTAGCGCGGCGGGTCGCTGCTGCTGCGCAGCAGGAGTCAGGGGCCGCGGATCCCGCGCGCCCGCCGAGCAGCAGCTTCCCGCGCCACCTACTTTCCATCCAGTCCGAGCACCGCGTCTTCCGCGTCCCTCGGGTCCTCGAACTCCACGAAGGCGAAGCCCGGCGGGTTCCGCGCGATCCAGACGGTGCGCAGGGGCCCGTAGTAGCTGAAGGCTCGCTCCAGCTCGCCCTTGCCGGCGCCGGTGCCCAGGTTCCCCACGTACACCTTGGTCTCTGCAAGAGCAAGTCACGCGGTCGCTGGGGGCCGAGCAGCCGCCCCGCCTCACCCCCGGGCGAGCGGCCGCAGCGCGAAAGGCCTCGCCGGTCGCAGCTGCCGCTGAGGCACCGCAGCCATCTTGGCCGCCTCACCCGCGGGGATCCCTGGCCCAGACGCGCGGCGAGCGCCCAACATGCGCAAAAtggcggcggcggcagcggcaGCGGCCGCCTCCTCCCCCGCGGCGACCCCCAcgcgccccgccccccgggatCGGCGAGGAGGCCCCCTCATCCCCGTTGCCGGACCCCTACGCGGCGCGGCCTAGTTCCTACCGCCTCCATAGCGGCCGTAGCGCGACATGGTTCCCGCGCCAACTGCCACCCAGCCTCGCCTGCTGCCTGCCTTTCTGCGCGCAGGCGCCGCGAGCCGGTTATATAGAGTGAGCGGCGCACGCGCACGGCACCCCCCGGCCGCCCGCGCGCTCTGAAGGCGGGAAAGAGAACCCACCCCTTTCTCCCCGTTTCCATAGTAACGTGCTGTGGTGGAAGAACTTGTCCCCACGGGGCGGGGAGCGTGAGCGACCGGTGTCGGCGGGACCCCAATAGAGCCTTGGGGGGAGGGCGAGGGGAACGGTCCCCCTTAGAGCTCCCCCAGGGGTATGGGGGGGGCTGAGCCCCAATAGAGCCATGGGGGGAGGGCTAGGGGACCAGTCCCCCTTAGAGCTCCCCCAGGGGTATGGGGGGGCTGGGCCCCAATAGACCCTTGGGGGGAGGGCTAGGGGGACCGGTCCCCCTTAGAGCTCCCCCAGGGGTATGGGGGGGCTGGGCCCCAGTAGAGCCATGGGGGGAGGGCTAGGGGGCCAGTCCTCCTTAGAGCTCCCCCAGAGGTATGGGGGGGGCTGGGCCCCAGTAGAGCCATGGGGGGAGGGCTAGGGACTGGGCCCCCTTAGAGCTCCCCCAGGGGTAGTGGGGGACTGGGCCCCAGTAGAGCCTTGGGAGGAGGGCTAGGGACTGGGCCCCATTAGAGCTCCCCCAGGGATATGGGGGGCTGAGCCCCAGTAGAGCTatgggggtgaggcaggggctgggctgcagtaGAGCTAGGGGGGAGGAGCCCCATTAGAGCTCCCCTAGaatcaggggctgggcccctgcagagcaAGGGATCAACTGCAGTAGATGGGGGGGCTTCAGCAGGACCCATTTAAAGTTATGCCGGTGCCTAAATATTTCCCAGAGTGGGAGCTGAGATTTTTTCAGCCATGTTTTTACTCAGTTAACATGTATTGGGGTAACAGCTTCTTTTGGCTAATTCAGGTTTGTCCGCACAGAGACTCTGCTCATGCAGTTGAgtcggggggtggggctgagactAATACAGCTCCAACCGCTGCCGAGGGGCTTTAGTCCTCAATGAGAACTTCTGTGGTTGAAGAAATTATGTGCATCTTGCCGCATGGCTTCAGCAGCCTATAGAA includes:
- the LOC127049997 gene encoding serine/arginine-rich splicing factor 7-like, which translates into the protein MSRYGRYGGETKVYVGNLGTGAGKGELERAFSYYGPLRTVWIARNPPGFAFVEFEDPRDAEDAVLGLDGKVLCGSRVRVELSTGMPRRSRYDRPPARRPFDPNDRCYECGDKGHYAYDCHRYSRRRRSRSRSRSHSRSRGRRYSRSRSRSRGRRSRSASVRRSRSVSPRRSRSASPRRSRSRSLKRSRSRSRSRSRSALWPRSSRSKSRSPSPKRSRSPSGSPRRRSASPVRMD